The sequence below is a genomic window from Coregonus clupeaformis isolate EN_2021a unplaced genomic scaffold, ASM2061545v1 scaf4706, whole genome shotgun sequence.
ATGCGCTCTCAGGTTTCCCTGCAATGCGTAGCATTTGCCACATTGCTTACAGCTGTATGGTTTTGCTCCAGTATGGGATGTCATATGGTCTGTCAGGTGCTCCTTCCGTGTGTAGCATTTCCCACAGACATTACATTGATGTGGTCGCTCTCCTGTGTGGAGCTTCTTGTGACGACTTAAGTGACTTGGAAATGTAAAGCATCTGGCACAGAAAGGGCACTTGTgtggcttctcccctgtgtgtgtcctcatGTGAAGTATCAGTCTCGTGTTTAGACCAAAGCATTTGCCACATTCATGGCAGCAGAAcgatttctcccctgtgtgagtTAGCATATGCATCGTTAGGCTATTCTTGCGGTTGAAGCATTTACCACAGTCTTTGCACTCGTATGGTTTCTCACCCGTGTGAATTCTCTTGTGGATTTCCAAATGACAAGGTCTGTCATAGGTTGCTGTGCACTCAGTACAACTGTAGAGTCTCTTCCTTGTGTGAACCCTCGATGGCGCTTTCAACTCACTGGTTGTCTTGCTCTCAGTGCAGATGTAAGAGCTTAGTCCTTTCTTTAACCGTGTTCTCTTTATTTTGAGAGGCTTTAATTGTGTGAGGGGAGTGTCACCGGTTGATTCTGATATTTCATCGTCCTCTTCATCGGGATTTGTTTGGATCGGTTCTGCTGCAATGGTGGGAAGGGAGTTCCCAGTTTGGTAAAGTTGTGAGCGCTCGGGTGAGTCCTGAGCACTGTCGCTTTCCACACAGGGGGAAATGAATATGGACTGGATGATCTCTTGATCACTCCACTCCTcctcacagtgctgctgctcagggGGAACCTCATCTCCAGAGACAGTGAGAGTGAGCTGCGGGGGGTCTGGAAGGAAAGATATTAAATAACTTTCAAGAAAAATCTAGACATTTCAATAAATAATCTCCCTCTGTGACTTGAGACTGTAATGACATGATTTATTAGCTAATATTAGCATCAGTTACATACACAGCATTATATAGGTGCTTTTATTAACGCTGGTGTATTTGAGCTAGGTGCCCCATTCAAATCCCACGGTGAAGTCGGCTCGAAACAAAAGTGACTAATTAGCACGtggagtaggattctgtgttttcacatgcaaaagtgattgcttttgataaaaatgcTTCATCTGCCTTccaaactagtttgaaaattataACATATATTTAAGGGAAAATAGATGTTGTATGTTTCCGGACGATGCACCATGCTGGCTTGTCGACAACATGACCAAGCGGCACAGATTACTGTTCAatttgagaagggcgctcctcCTGCACGGCTTTTGCCTATTCACGTTACGGGCCAAAGACTGGTGCCCAGCGGCTCAGCATAATCCAATCTGCCCAATGAGTGACGTATTTAAAGGGCAGTGACCATGCTGACAGCGTTCCCAAACCCATAACCTAACgtagtagccgatgtgagtaagacttttaagcaggtcaacattcacaaggccgcaaggccagactgattaccaggacgtgtactctgagcatgtgctgaccaactggcaagtgtcttcactgacattttcaacatgtccctgactgagtctgtaataccaacattattcaagcagaccaccatagtccccgtgcccaaggacactaagataacctgcctaaatgactaccgacccgtagcactgacgtctgtagccatgaagtgctttgaaaggctggtcatggctcacatcaacaccattatcccagaaaccctacacccactccaatttgcataccgcccaaacagatccacagatgatgcaatctctattgcactccacactgccctttcccacctggacaagaggaacacctacgtgagaatgctattcattgactacagctcagcattcaacaccatagtgccctcaaagctcatcactaagctaaggatcctgggactaaacacctcgctctgcaactggatcctggacttcctgacaggccgcccccaggtggtaaaggtaggtaacaacacatctgccacactgatcctcaacacgggggcccctcaggggtgcatgctcagtcccctcctgtactccctgttcacccatgactgcatggccaggcacgactccaacaccatcattaagtttgccgaagacacaacagtggtaggcctgatcaccgacaacgatgagacagcctatagggaggaggtcagagacctggccgtgtggtgccaggataacaacctctccctcaatgtgaccaagacctggagatgattgtggactacaggggaaaaaaagaggactgagcacgcccccattctcatcgacggggctgtagtggaacaggttgagagcttcaagttccttggtgtccacatcaccaacaaactatcatggtccaaacacaccaagacagtcgtgaaaaggtcacgacaaagcctattccccctcaggagactgaaaagatttggcatgggtcctcagatcctcaaaaaattatacagctgcaccatcgagagcatcctgactggttgcatcaccgcctggtatggcaactgctcggcctccgacagcaaggcactacagagggtagtgcgtacggcccagtacatcactgggggccaagcttcctgccatccaggacctctataccaggcggtgtcagaggaaggccctcaaaattgtcaaagactccagccaccctagtcatagactgttctctctgctaccgcacggcaagcggtaccggagtgccaagtctaggtccaaaagacttctcaacagcttctacccccaagccataagactcctgaacagctaatcatggctacccggactatttgcactgcccccccaccccatccttttacgctgctgctactctgttaattattcatgcaaagtcactttaactctacccacatgtacatattacttcaactacctcaactagccggtgcccccgcacattgactctgcaccggtacccccctgtatatatagcctccctactgtcattttattttacttctgctctttttttctcaacacttttttattaaaaataaatgcactgttggttaagggctgtaagtaagcatttcactgtaatgtctgcacctgttgtattcggcgcatgtggccaataaaatttgatttgatttaatggcTAGCTTGCTGATAGTTTacccacagatagaacaatgagacagatatttcactggatgtataaatgtgaagctgGAAGATGGAACGAGATTGTTTTAGCCGAGATTCTGCAAATTTTCTCATAgatgaaacattttatctcaatatagttctgttcccaaaactataaTCTGTTATGAaaagagtggactaagttttgtagacttccCTAACGGACATATGCAGATATATGCTAaaacacgccaataggatctcgctagctcgtgcttggctctgaccacctccttgcttgttctgcccactaaaACTAATTTATTCCCactggaaacgacaggctgtggtttATCTTGGTTTACTTAAACAATCTTTGGTTTACCTGCTTTGTGTAATTTTACATCGGGATTAAAAACCGAATCCAGCAGCCTCTGCAGGCGTTGATTCTCCTCCTTTGAACGAGAGATCTCATCCTGGTACTCGGCAAACGCTTTTCCCGCTGCCACGGATATCTCTACGGCCACTGTTGTTAAACGGTCAGAGAAAAACGCTTGCAACAACTGCAACTTTGACATTTTTGGTGGAATGACCGTCGAGGGAGATTCATTCATGCAACACTTCCCGGAAGGAACTGCGTCTAGAACCACAGAGTAAGAGCTGACTGTGTTCATTGGCTGAAAAGAGCTAAACATAAAGTGTGCTACCGCCACCTGGTGCTGTACTGGAGGAGCGCATTGGAACCAACCCAACTCTGTGCTTAAACAACATTTAAATACAGCCAGGGTTGCCATGTCCGGTATTTTGCCAGAAATTGGGCAACATTTTGGTTATTTTAGGAGATTTTAATCTGGATTGGCTATCCCCGACCTGAGACCTCATTTTAATCTGACTCAATTGATCTCAAAACCCACACAGCTAAATGTGAAAAACCCTGTTAACTCttcattgattgatttaattcttACAAATAACCCCCATAAATATTTGTCTAGTGGAGTATTTGCATATGATCTCAGTGATCATTGTCCcatggctctgtcgtagccggccgcgaccgggagactcatgtggcggcgcataattggcccagcgtcgtccagggtaggggagggaatggccggcagggatgtagctcagtgggtagagcatgttgcttgtaacgccagggtagtgggttcggtcCCTGGGGCCGCCcacatgtaaaatgtatgcaagcatgacggtatgtacagcgtctgctaaatggcataatgtTTTATTATTATGATGGGGTTGTTGGTTGGTTAATAGTGATGGGGTGGTGGAAAGAGGAGTGTGAGAGGATACTGGAGTGAGTATGGTGTGGCGTGATGGAAATGAAATGATTTATGATGTATGGTTTTTGTACGATTTTAATAAAAACCCTTAAatcagagcatggcgtttgcaatgcctgggttgtgggttcaattcccacggggggccagtatgaaaaataaaataatgtatgcactcactaactgtaagtcgctctggataagagcgtctgctaaatgactaaaatgtaaatgtaattagatATATACAAAACAGAAAATACTAATCCTCGTTTAATTAagaatatacatttttaaaagttTTCTGCTCAAGGGTTTTTTCTGATTTAGCTACGGTCTCCTGTTTTCCTGACCGAGTTGGCTCTAGAAAATGTGTCCTCCATATCTATTCCTTTGGCAGATAAACACACCTCTTTTAAACAATTCAGAGTCAAAGATAGATCGAACCTTGGTTTTCTTCGGAATTATCTGAGCTCATTCAGAGGAGAAATCAGACCTGGGCCAAAGCAAGGAAAACTGATTCTCTAGTGGACTGGCAATCTTTCAGACAATAGAGAAACAGATGTACTATCTCGATTAAGAAAGCTTAATCAACCTACTTTTTAAGCTCTCTCTCTGACGCTGCTGGTGATCCTTCTGAATTTTGGAAAACAGTAAAGCGTACAAATTGCACGGAAGCGTACAAATTCCTCTTCTTTCCTGCCTAAGCAAGTTCTGTCTGACTGGCATCATAACTGAGGAGAGTGATGCTTTTAATCATAATTTTATCTcggcaggctttttatttgagaGAA
It includes:
- the LOC121548414 gene encoding oocyte zinc finger protein XlCOF22-like; this encodes MNESPSTVIPPKMSKLQLLQAFFSDRLTTVAVEISVAAGKAFAEYQDEISRSKEENQRLQRLLDSVFNPDVKLHKADPPQLTLTVSGDEVPPEQQHCEEEWSDQEIIQSIFISPCVESDSAQDSPERSQLYQTGNSLPTIAAEPIQTNPDEEDDEISESTGDTPLTQLKPLKIKRTRLKKGLSSYICTESKTTSELKAPSRVHTRKRLYSCTECTATYDRPCHLEIHKRIHTGEKPYECKDCGKCFNRKNSLTMHMLTHTGEKSFCCHECGKCFGLNTRLILHMRTHTGEKPHKCPFCARCFTFPSHLSRHKKLHTGERPHQCNVCGKCYTRKEHLTDHMTSHTGAKPYSCKQCGKCYALQGNLRAHMASHTGNKSLCRCAVCGLGVLNLSRHMQEVHTGGKQHQCQDCRKCFNRKEKLTEHMRTHTGEKPYRCHDCGECFRLNVTLKKHMMTHTAAASAFP